From a single Sphingosinicellaceae bacterium genomic region:
- a CDS encoding AraC family transcriptional regulator produces the protein MVVIAVLLVDDQEVGDRGWARLSGYAHRWQKIRRQHREPTVSDPSPAGTPHVATADMPVPNWGRQVISDFGTAAWNRRDADEISQTIPHHIVLLSFKPFSNRESRLGGTRIRTASAASGACEIIPAGADFWSRWHESKEVAAFSLSQSWLDRLAQSDLDLPAAIVIADALPIVDRRVTLLGNMLRDELRTGSRATMASLELDSLLNLLGIHLLRQYGVARPQKELGGLSDRQFRQVRDYMIANLTDGVKLENVAGLIGLSSSQLMRSFRRRSGTSPHQYFTRLRLDHARGMIVEGPLALAEIALACGFSSQSHLTAVMRREDGLTPGALRG, from the coding sequence TTGGTGGTCATCGCCGTTCTCCTTGTTGATGACCAAGAAGTAGGCGACAGGGGGTGGGCGCGGCTTTCAGGATACGCGCATCGTTGGCAGAAAATCCGCAGGCAACATCGAGAACCGACCGTGTCAGACCCCAGCCCGGCCGGAACGCCGCATGTCGCCACTGCGGACATGCCCGTTCCAAACTGGGGGCGACAGGTCATCTCCGATTTCGGCACAGCGGCTTGGAACCGGCGTGACGCCGACGAGATCAGTCAGACGATCCCTCACCATATCGTGCTGCTGTCGTTCAAACCGTTCAGCAACCGCGAGTCACGGCTAGGCGGAACCCGGATCCGCACCGCATCGGCGGCAAGCGGTGCGTGTGAGATCATCCCGGCGGGAGCAGACTTCTGGTCGCGCTGGCATGAATCCAAGGAGGTTGCAGCGTTTTCGCTCTCCCAGTCCTGGCTCGACCGCCTCGCGCAGTCCGATCTCGATTTGCCGGCCGCCATTGTCATCGCGGACGCCTTGCCGATCGTCGACCGCCGCGTGACGCTGCTTGGCAATATGCTCCGCGACGAGCTTCGCACGGGCTCCCGTGCGACTATGGCCAGCCTCGAACTTGACTCGCTGCTCAACCTGCTCGGCATCCACCTCCTCAGGCAGTACGGCGTCGCGCGCCCCCAAAAGGAACTCGGCGGCCTCTCGGACCGGCAGTTCCGGCAGGTGCGAGACTATATGATCGCGAACCTCACCGATGGCGTGAAGCTCGAAAACGTCGCCGGTTTGATCGGACTCTCGTCGAGCCAGTTGATGCGATCATTCCGACGGCGTTCCGGCACGAGCCCACACCAATACTTCACTCGCCTGCGCCTTGATCATGCCCGCGGGATGATCGTCGAAGGCCCGCTGGCTCTGGCCGAGATCGCGCTTGCATGTGGCTTCTCAAGCCAGAGTCACCTCACGGCTGTTATGCGCCGGGAAGACGGCCTGACTCCGGGCGCGCTTCGGGGATAG
- a CDS encoding esterase family protein, which produces MWALILAVLLATGAGAEGPRATPPSTVLPQPAALRGRLEGPFELNSQIYPGTVRRYWVYVPANYDPSQPPNLLVFQDGQRATNPGGSLGVPALLDKLIEQRAIPSTLGVFVTPGNLSARYPDDLGMQNPNHRSEEYDALSQDYSRMTLEELLPAVAQKWRFAADPRRRAIGGTSSGAIASWTVAWQHPEAFGNVISFIGSYTSIGLKLGPNGKPLAYGGDTYPGLIRKSPIRPLRIFLQDGSSDLDNEHGNWFLANQQMLKALDWANAHADADGGKGPRYDVNHVWTEGAHSDADGGAILPDVLRWIWRDQQPAR; this is translated from the coding sequence ATGTGGGCATTGATTCTGGCGGTTCTGCTGGCGACGGGGGCCGGTGCCGAGGGGCCTCGAGCGACGCCACCGTCCACCGTTCTGCCTCAGCCCGCGGCGCTCCGGGGGCGGCTCGAGGGACCGTTTGAACTGAATTCGCAGATCTATCCAGGCACTGTGCGCCGTTACTGGGTATACGTGCCGGCGAACTACGACCCGTCGCAGCCGCCCAACTTGTTGGTGTTTCAAGACGGTCAGCGTGCAACCAATCCGGGCGGCTCACTGGGGGTCCCGGCGCTGCTCGACAAGCTCATCGAGCAGCGCGCCATTCCCTCGACTCTTGGCGTGTTCGTGACGCCGGGCAACCTGTCGGCGCGCTATCCCGACGATCTCGGCATGCAGAACCCGAACCATCGGTCAGAAGAATATGACGCGCTCTCTCAAGACTATTCCCGCATGACGTTGGAGGAGTTGCTGCCGGCGGTTGCGCAGAAATGGCGGTTCGCAGCCGACCCGAGGCGGCGGGCGATCGGCGGCACCTCAAGCGGCGCAATCGCGTCATGGACGGTAGCGTGGCAGCATCCGGAGGCTTTCGGAAACGTCATCAGCTTTATCGGCAGCTACACTTCGATCGGCCTGAAGCTCGGGCCCAACGGCAAGCCTCTCGCCTATGGCGGCGACACTTATCCCGGCCTCATCCGCAAAAGCCCGATCCGCCCGTTGCGCATTTTCCTTCAGGACGGAAGTAGCGATCTGGACAACGAGCACGGCAACTGGTTCCTCGCTAACCAGCAGATGCTCAAGGCATTGGACTGGGCGAACGCTCATGCTGATGCGGACGGAGGCAAAGGCCCCCGCTACGACGTGAACCATGTCTGGACCGAAGGCGCGCATTCGGATGCCGATGGTGGTGCGATCCTCCCCGACGTGCTTCGCTGGATCTGGCGCGATCAGCAGCCGGCCAGGTGA
- a CDS encoding hydroxymethylglutaryl-CoA lyase, with the protein MSLQTVEIVEVAARDGLQNEKVAFSTAQKIELIHRMVAAGARRLEVASFVRADRVPQMADAEAVISGVSLLKGVTTIGLVMNKKGAFRALETDIGEIGAVCVATDTFAQRNQGQTSRESAESAAEIIRFARAEGRRAQVTIGAAFGCPFEGEVAIERVVEIAHLVADADPVEIAIADTIGVAVPTQVFETVARLRAVLGTIPIRVHLHNTRGTGIANAWAAVEAGATTLDASVGGIGGCPFAPNATGNIATEDLLYMLRRSGIETGYDLDRTLDASRWLAGEMGRDLPALVGRAGVFPHGLAEQPAPHHAIAS; encoded by the coding sequence ATGAGCTTGCAAACGGTCGAGATCGTCGAGGTTGCTGCACGCGATGGGCTGCAGAACGAGAAGGTCGCTTTCTCAACGGCGCAGAAAATCGAGCTCATCCACCGGATGGTCGCGGCGGGAGCCCGGCGTCTCGAGGTCGCCAGCTTCGTGCGGGCCGACCGTGTGCCGCAGATGGCCGATGCCGAGGCGGTTATCTCCGGGGTGTCGCTGCTCAAGGGTGTGACGACGATCGGCCTGGTCATGAACAAGAAGGGTGCCTTCCGCGCGCTCGAGACCGATATCGGTGAAATCGGTGCGGTGTGCGTCGCGACCGATACGTTCGCGCAGCGCAACCAGGGCCAGACGTCGCGGGAATCGGCCGAAAGTGCGGCGGAGATCATCCGTTTCGCACGCGCCGAGGGGCGACGCGCCCAAGTGACCATCGGCGCGGCCTTCGGCTGCCCGTTCGAGGGCGAAGTCGCGATCGAGCGCGTGGTCGAGATCGCGCACCTGGTCGCCGACGCCGATCCCGTCGAGATCGCGATCGCCGACACGATTGGGGTTGCCGTGCCCACGCAGGTTTTCGAGACGGTCGCCCGCCTGCGCGCGGTACTGGGGACGATCCCGATCCGGGTCCACCTCCACAACACGCGCGGGACCGGCATCGCCAACGCCTGGGCTGCGGTCGAGGCGGGAGCGACGACGCTCGATGCCTCGGTCGGCGGTATCGGTGGTTGCCCGTTCGCGCCCAACGCGACGGGCAATATCGCGACCGAGGACCTGCTGTATATGCTCCGACGCTCCGGGATCGAGACCGGCTATGACCTCGACCGGACTCTCGACGCCTCGCGTTGGCTGGCGGGCGAGATGGGCCGCGACTTGCCGGCGCTGGTCGGTCGCGCCGGCGTATTTCCGCACGGGCTTGCCGAGCAACCCGCCCCACACCATGCAATCGCTTCGTGA
- a CDS encoding SDR family oxidoreductase encodes MTTNDFSKNLDGKVAVVMGATRNQGRAYAVMLARNGCRGVAVHYHGEGSRGEAEETAAEVAHFGAEPLLISADLTQVPDVVALFDAVDRRFGRLDILINTVGKVVKKPFVEITEADFDQSFAINGKAAFFCMQEAAKRIEDNGRIISIGTTLQAATTGLYSIYAGSKAPLEHFTRALAKEIGDRGITVNTVAPGPLNTSFFYPVETTESKAFLSGMSPQNRLGEIDEITPLIEFLVGPGGSWVTAQTLFINGGFIAR; translated from the coding sequence ATGACCACCAACGACTTCAGCAAGAACCTCGACGGGAAGGTCGCCGTAGTGATGGGCGCAACACGCAACCAGGGCCGCGCCTACGCCGTCATGCTGGCGCGCAATGGCTGTCGCGGGGTGGCGGTCCATTACCATGGCGAGGGATCCCGGGGCGAGGCGGAGGAGACCGCCGCCGAGGTCGCGCATTTCGGTGCCGAGCCCTTACTGATAAGCGCGGACTTGACACAGGTCCCCGATGTCGTGGCGCTTTTTGACGCGGTGGACAGGCGGTTCGGCCGGCTCGACATCCTGATTAACACCGTCGGCAAGGTGGTGAAGAAGCCCTTCGTCGAGATCACCGAGGCCGACTTCGACCAGAGCTTCGCGATCAACGGCAAGGCGGCGTTCTTCTGCATGCAGGAGGCGGCCAAGCGGATCGAAGACAATGGTCGGATCATCAGCATCGGCACGACGCTGCAAGCGGCGACGACGGGGCTTTATTCCATCTATGCAGGGTCCAAGGCGCCACTCGAACACTTCACGCGCGCCCTGGCCAAGGAGATCGGTGACCGCGGCATTACGGTGAACACTGTCGCCCCCGGCCCGTTGAACACATCCTTTTTCTACCCGGTTGAGACGACCGAATCGAAGGCATTTCTCTCCGGCATGAGCCCACAGAACCGACTGGGCGAGATCGACGAGATCACGCCGCTGATCGAGTTCCTGGTCGGCCCGGGTGGCAGCTGGGTGACAGCGCAGACCCTCTTCATCAACGGCGGCTTCATTGCCCGCTGA
- a CDS encoding hydantoinase/oxoprolinase family protein — MSYRLGVDVGGTFTDLLLLNEANGAFWRQKTPSTPHDSSEGILIGVHKICADAGIAVSDVEVFLHGTTVATNAVLEGKGARVGLIVTTGYRQVMQIARSFVPGGLAGWIVWPKPQPMAALEDTFEIAGRVDAQGNEIRALDETEIRAQLVKLKAQGVEALTVSLMNAYLNGTHERRVAELAAEIMPDVPISLSHVVLPEMQEYERTLTTVANAAVRPIVGRYVRSLRGKLRDAGMSGKLSLLRSDGGLMTSEKSEEHPVSLLMSGPAGGVTGAIWVGKNSGIRNILTLDVGGTSTDVALIENLEARRVRTTEVGHLSVRASALDVKTIGAGGGSIAYVPELTGALRVGPQSAGAVPGPVAYGKGGTLPTVTDANVVLGYLPEALLGGTFKLDRPGATRAVQTIADALGIDLYAAARGIIDIVNENMFGALRMISVQQGYDPRDFALMGFGGAGPLHVNAVARLMGSWPAVSPVSPGVLCALGDATTRMRTETARSFSKLVPNTDLAELEAILDEMAAQTRKELEGEGIAPADVSITFEIDLRYSGQAFEVPMEVTRTQLSENGIAGLVERFDEEHRRLFTFNMASAHEIVNLRAVAMGLALDLPAARLPEGNGDPAAAKLRDHQLWMNGAMQPAVIYDRAKLMAKDAIVGPAIVIEMDSTTLIESGCVATVDHVGNILINQA, encoded by the coding sequence ATGAGCTACCGCCTGGGCGTCGATGTCGGCGGTACGTTTACCGATCTGCTGCTGTTGAACGAGGCGAACGGCGCGTTCTGGCGGCAGAAGACGCCGTCGACGCCGCACGACAGTTCGGAGGGTATCCTGATCGGCGTGCACAAGATCTGTGCCGACGCCGGGATCGCGGTCAGCGATGTCGAGGTTTTCCTGCACGGCACCACCGTCGCCACCAATGCGGTGCTGGAAGGGAAGGGCGCGCGCGTCGGCCTGATCGTCACGACCGGCTACCGGCAAGTCATGCAGATCGCCCGCTCGTTCGTGCCGGGGGGCCTGGCGGGCTGGATCGTCTGGCCGAAGCCGCAACCGATGGCGGCACTCGAGGACACCTTCGAGATCGCCGGGCGGGTCGACGCGCAGGGCAACGAGATCCGCGCGCTCGACGAGACCGAAATCCGTGCCCAACTGGTGAAACTCAAGGCGCAGGGCGTCGAGGCGCTGACCGTCAGCCTGATGAACGCCTATCTCAACGGTACGCACGAACGCCGCGTCGCTGAATTGGCCGCCGAGATCATGCCCGATGTGCCGATCTCGCTGAGCCACGTCGTGCTGCCCGAGATGCAGGAGTACGAGCGCACGCTGACCACGGTCGCCAATGCCGCGGTGCGCCCGATCGTCGGGCGTTATGTCCGCAGCCTGCGCGGCAAGCTGCGTGACGCGGGCATGTCCGGCAAGCTGTCGCTGCTGCGCTCCGATGGCGGGCTGATGACCTCGGAGAAGTCGGAGGAGCACCCGGTCTCGCTGCTGATGTCGGGTCCGGCGGGCGGTGTTACCGGCGCGATCTGGGTCGGCAAGAACAGCGGCATCCGCAATATCCTGACGCTCGACGTCGGCGGCACCTCGACCGATGTCGCGCTGATCGAGAACCTCGAGGCGCGCCGCGTCCGCACCACCGAGGTCGGCCACCTGTCAGTGCGCGCCTCTGCCCTCGACGTGAAGACGATCGGCGCTGGCGGCGGCTCGATCGCCTACGTGCCCGAGCTCACCGGCGCGCTGCGGGTCGGACCGCAGTCGGCTGGTGCGGTTCCCGGCCCCGTCGCCTACGGCAAGGGCGGCACCCTGCCGACCGTGACCGACGCCAACGTCGTGCTCGGCTATCTGCCGGAGGCGCTGCTCGGCGGCACTTTCAAGCTCGACCGGCCAGGTGCGACCAGGGCGGTCCAGACCATCGCCGACGCGCTGGGTATCGACCTGTACGCTGCCGCCCGCGGCATCATCGACATCGTCAACGAGAACATGTTCGGCGCGCTGCGCATGATCTCGGTGCAGCAGGGCTACGATCCGCGCGACTTCGCGCTGATGGGCTTCGGCGGCGCCGGCCCGCTTCACGTCAACGCGGTCGCCCGGCTGATGGGCAGCTGGCCAGCGGTCTCGCCGGTATCGCCCGGCGTGCTGTGTGCGCTCGGCGACGCGACGACGCGGATGCGGACCGAGACCGCACGCTCGTTCTCGAAGCTGGTGCCGAACACCGACCTCGCCGAACTGGAGGCGATCCTCGACGAGATGGCGGCGCAAACCCGCAAGGAACTCGAGGGCGAAGGCATCGCTCCAGCGGACGTCTCCATCACCTTCGAGATCGACCTGCGCTATTCGGGGCAGGCGTTCGAGGTGCCGATGGAAGTCACCCGCACGCAGCTTTCCGAGAACGGCATCGCGGGGCTGGTCGAGCGGTTCGACGAGGAACACCGCCGGCTGTTCACCTTTAACATGGCGAGCGCACACGAGATCGTGAATTTGCGCGCGGTCGCGATGGGCCTGGCGCTCGACCTGCCCGCCGCGAGGCTGCCGGAAGGCAATGGCGATCCCGCCGCCGCCAAGCTGCGCGACCATCAGCTGTGGATGAACGGTGCCATGCAGCCTGCGGTGATCTACGACCGCGCGAAGCTGATGGCCAAGGACGCAATCGTCGGTCCGGCAATCGTCATCGAGATGGATTCGACGACGCTGATCGAGAGTGGCTGCGTTGCCACTGTCGACCATGTCGGCAACATCCTGATCAACCAGGCTTGA